The following are encoded in a window of Caldicellulosiruptor danielii genomic DNA:
- a CDS encoding PocR ligand-binding domain-containing protein, which yields MDFKEIIKYDDLISVLDNFSYITGISANFLTADNKWVENKKKGTCEFCTIMKNYYKNGEACRESDLNGAQTAQKKKGIHVYRCHMGLIEAVIPLFFNTSYIGSLFIGQILLEPPSEKMWEQIAKKLDGQPVDIQKVKESFFKLTFIDQEKLKSVLDMMHIVAKYIIDSEMIRISSLSSIERIIEYIKNHYMEEITLDDLAKMVYLSPTYLSYLFKKQLGVTFKEYLINIRLKKSKELIETTDLPIGEISKMVGIEDQNYFSRLFKRKYGVSPMNYKKDKYIYDTSKKNANT from the coding sequence ATGGATTTTAAAGAGATTATCAAGTATGACGATTTAATTTCGGTTTTGGACAACTTTTCTTACATCACAGGGATCTCAGCAAACTTTTTGACAGCTGACAACAAATGGGTTGAGAATAAGAAGAAAGGCACATGCGAGTTCTGCACCATCATGAAAAACTATTACAAAAATGGTGAAGCGTGCAGAGAATCTGATTTGAACGGGGCACAGACTGCTCAAAAGAAAAAGGGCATACATGTTTACAGATGTCACATGGGGCTTATTGAGGCTGTCATTCCTCTGTTTTTTAACACAAGCTATATTGGTTCACTTTTTATAGGTCAGATTCTTTTAGAGCCGCCATCAGAAAAGATGTGGGAACAAATTGCAAAAAAATTAGACGGTCAGCCAGTTGATATACAAAAAGTAAAGGAGAGCTTTTTCAAGCTTACTTTCATTGACCAAGAAAAACTGAAAAGTGTACTTGATATGATGCATATAGTGGCAAAATACATTATAGACTCAGAGATGATAAGAATTTCTTCTCTTTCGTCAATTGAAAGAATAATTGAATATATTAAGAATCATTATATGGAAGAGATAACACTTGACGATTTGGCTAAAATGGTGTACTTGTCACCGACTTATTTGAGTTATCTTTTTAAAAAGCAACTTGGTGTGACATTCAAGGAGTATCTCATCAATATAAGGCTCAAAAAATCAAAAGAGCTCATAGAAACAACAGATCTTCCGATTGGAGAAATCTCAAAGATGGTAGGAATAGAAGACCAGAACTATTTTAGCAGACTGTTTAAAAGGAAGTATGGTGTGTCTCCAATGAATTACAAGAAGGATAAATATATTTACGATACATCTAAAAAAAATGCTAATACATAA
- a CDS encoding galactokinase, with translation MKIEELLKMFKDVYGENKEPIRCFFSSGRVNLIGEHTDYNGGYVFPAALNVGTTVLARKRKDKKICLYATDLKELVEADIDKIDEYKNIRWGNYQLGVIKELKEAEYEVGGVDLLFHDTVPHGAGLSSSAAIECATGIAVYSLFNSKPIDRLKLSFICQRAENRFVGVNCGIMDQFASSLGKKDHAIFLNTRTMEYRYVPLKLGDYKIVISNTNKKRSLAESKYNERRSQCEKGLELLKRELNISCLGELDVETFEKYKNLIDDEIILKRVRHVVYEDDRVIKSIDVLQKGDLEGFGKLMIQSHISLRDDYEVTGLELDTLFNEALKVEGVIGTRMTGAGFGGCTVSIVHKDAIEEFVRKVGENYCAKTGLKADFYTFEIDDGAREIEI, from the coding sequence ATGAAGATTGAAGAACTTTTGAAGATGTTTAAAGATGTGTATGGCGAAAATAAAGAGCCTATCAGGTGCTTTTTCTCAAGTGGAAGAGTAAACCTTATCGGTGAGCACACAGACTATAACGGCGGGTATGTTTTTCCTGCAGCGCTCAATGTTGGTACCACCGTTCTTGCTCGAAAAAGAAAGGACAAAAAAATTTGCTTATATGCCACAGACTTGAAAGAACTTGTTGAAGCAGACATCGACAAGATTGACGAGTACAAAAATATCAGGTGGGGGAACTATCAGCTTGGGGTTATAAAAGAGCTAAAAGAGGCAGAATATGAAGTTGGTGGAGTTGATTTGCTCTTTCACGACACTGTACCGCACGGAGCAGGGCTTTCATCATCTGCTGCGATTGAGTGTGCAACAGGAATTGCTGTTTATTCACTATTCAATAGTAAACCAATTGACAGGCTCAAGCTTAGCTTTATATGTCAGAGGGCTGAGAACAGGTTTGTTGGAGTAAACTGTGGTATTATGGATCAGTTTGCTTCAAGTCTTGGGAAAAAAGACCATGCCATTTTTCTCAACACACGCACTATGGAGTACAGGTATGTACCTTTAAAACTTGGTGATTACAAAATTGTTATCAGCAACACTAACAAGAAAAGAAGTCTTGCAGAATCAAAATACAATGAGAGAAGGTCTCAGTGTGAAAAAGGGTTGGAACTTTTGAAAAGAGAACTTAATATTTCGTGCCTTGGCGAGCTTGATGTTGAGACGTTTGAAAAATATAAAAATTTGATTGATGATGAAATAATTCTAAAAAGAGTAAGACATGTTGTGTACGAAGATGACAGAGTTATAAAATCTATTGATGTTTTGCAGAAGGGAGACCTTGAAGGATTTGGCAAGCTTATGATACAATCTCATATATCGCTAAGAGACGACTATGAGGTAACAGGACTTGAGCTTGATACACTTTTTAATGAAGCTCTAAAAGTAGAAGGTGTAATTGGTACACGAATGACAGGTGCTGGTTTTGGTGGCTGCACAGTTTCAATTGTTCATAAGGATGCTATAGAAGAGTTTGTAAGAAAAGTAGGGGAAAACTATTGTGCAAAGACAGGTCTCAAAGCAGATTTTTACACATTTGAGATTGACGATGGCGCAAGGGAGATAGAAATTTAA
- a CDS encoding NAD(P)/FAD-dependent oxidoreductase translates to MEKYKVVVIGSGPAGLAAALESFKNLDDKKVLIIERDKFLGGILNQCIHPGFGLHYFKEELTGPEYAHRFIEQVIESQIEYLTETHVIDITPEKEIVAVNKKGLKRIKADSIVLAMGCRERTRGAIITPGTRPAGIFTAGQAQRFINIEGYRIGKKAIIVGSGDIGLIMARRLTLEGIEVKAVVEIMPYSTGLRRNIVQCLDDFGIPLLLSHKLVKIHGRYRVEGVTIAKVDFKLKEIPSTERFIECDTVLFSVGLIPENELSKKAGIVLDMRTGGPVVDNTFSTSQKGIFACGNVLHVHDLVDNVTLEAQTAGRYAAMYSQYPELFENNIYINIVAKEGIKYVVPQKLNKTFVQPFVLRFRVDNFYKDAVVTISNAGKVLIKIKKSILTPGEMESIEISQKILSQLDFSNDIVVSLQNI, encoded by the coding sequence AAAGTTTTAAGAACCTGGATGATAAAAAAGTGCTAATAATAGAGAGAGACAAGTTTTTAGGAGGGATTTTAAACCAGTGTATTCATCCTGGCTTTGGACTTCACTACTTCAAGGAAGAACTAACAGGGCCTGAGTATGCCCACAGGTTTATTGAACAAGTGATTGAAAGCCAAATTGAATATCTTACCGAAACTCATGTGATAGACATAACTCCAGAAAAGGAGATAGTAGCTGTCAATAAAAAAGGGCTTAAGAGGATAAAAGCAGATTCAATTGTGCTCGCAATGGGATGTAGAGAGAGAACAAGAGGTGCTATAATAACACCTGGAACAAGACCTGCGGGGATTTTCACAGCAGGTCAGGCTCAGAGGTTTATAAACATTGAAGGGTACAGGATTGGCAAAAAAGCGATAATTGTTGGGTCTGGGGATATAGGTCTTATCATGGCAAGACGTCTTACTTTAGAAGGGATAGAGGTAAAGGCAGTGGTGGAGATAATGCCTTACTCTACAGGGCTTAGAAGAAACATTGTTCAATGCTTAGATGACTTTGGGATACCTCTTCTTTTGTCTCATAAGCTTGTCAAAATTCATGGAAGGTATAGAGTTGAAGGTGTTACAATTGCAAAGGTGGACTTTAAGCTAAAAGAAATCCCGTCCACAGAAAGATTTATCGAATGCGACACCGTGCTATTTTCTGTTGGGCTGATACCTGAAAATGAACTGAGTAAAAAAGCTGGAATTGTTCTTGATATGAGAACAGGAGGTCCAGTTGTCGACAATACATTTTCAACCTCGCAAAAAGGTATATTTGCCTGTGGAAATGTTCTTCATGTTCATGACCTTGTTGACAATGTTACATTAGAAGCACAGACAGCAGGAAGGTATGCTGCCATGTATTCTCAGTACCCTGAGCTTTTTGAAAATAACATTTATATCAACATAGTAGCAAAAGAAGGTATAAAATATGTTGTGCCACAAAAATTAAACAAAACCTTTGTTCAGCCATTTGTTCTCAGGTTTAGGGTAGATAATTTTTATAAAGATGCTGTTGTGACTATTTCCAATGCAGGCAAAGTTCTTATAAAAATCAAAAAAAGCATTCTAACACCTGGTGAGATGGAGAGTATAGAAATTTCACAAAAGATTCTCTCTCAGCTGGATTTTTCTAATGATATTGTGGTAAGCTTGCAAAACATTTAA
- the yihA gene encoding ribosome biogenesis GTP-binding protein YihA/YsxC: protein MKINLSNARLEKVAVKKEDYPPIKMPEMCICGRSNVGKSSFINAVFKDKLAKVGSTPGKTRTINFFNIDNKFRVVDLPGYGYAEVSKEEKRRWRTMIEEYLLERQELKLSVLLLDSRHLPTEDDKIMLSFFDKKEIPIMIVLTKCDKLSNNELAKNTELISKELGIEKELLYQFSAKSGMGVKQVQYAIIKFMEEAILQEKGKK from the coding sequence TTGAAAATCAATCTTTCCAATGCAAGGCTTGAAAAGGTTGCTGTAAAAAAAGAAGACTATCCGCCGATTAAAATGCCGGAGATGTGCATATGCGGAAGGTCAAACGTGGGCAAATCTTCTTTTATAAACGCGGTTTTCAAAGACAAGCTTGCAAAGGTTGGGTCAACACCGGGTAAGACCAGAACAATCAATTTTTTTAATATAGACAACAAATTTAGGGTTGTTGATCTTCCGGGTTATGGTTATGCTGAAGTTTCAAAAGAAGAAAAGCGAAGATGGAGAACTATGATTGAGGAGTACCTGCTTGAAAGACAGGAACTGAAACTTTCTGTTTTGCTTTTAGACTCGAGACATCTTCCCACAGAAGATGATAAAATAATGCTAAGCTTTTTTGACAAAAAAGAAATTCCTATCATGATTGTACTGACAAAGTGTGACAAACTTTCAAATAACGAACTTGCAAAAAATACAGAGCTTATTTCAAAAGAACTGGGGATTGAAAAGGAACTGCTTTACCAATTTTCTGCTAAGTCTGGCATGGGAGTAAAACAGGTCCAGTATGCCATAATCAAGTTTATGGAAGAGGCAATATTGCAGGAGAAGGGGAAAAAATGA
- the galT gene encoding galactose-1-phosphate uridylyltransferase, translating into MAELRWNPLLRDWVMIASHRQERPQMPKDWCPFCPGSGRVPDNYDVLEYDNDFPALMQNPPVPDDVATSFYKVAPAYGKCEVILYSPNHTITLPELEVSHIRKLVDLWVERFETLKKDKNIKFIFIFENRGEVVGVTMPHPHGQIYGYSWIPLKILRELESAKMHYEQHGECLICRIDREEIEFKKRIIIENDHFITYLPFFTEYPYGVFISPKRHVRVISDLTEEEKDSFAKILKETTGTLDSLFDYQFPYMMCMHQLPVNVDEDYSKFYHFHVEFYPPMRSKDKQKFNASSETGAWAPCNTTSPEEKAEELRQAYKRFMQKMQGGISK; encoded by the coding sequence ATGGCAGAACTCAGATGGAATCCTCTTTTGCGTGACTGGGTAATGATTGCATCACACAGACAGGAAAGACCTCAGATGCCCAAGGACTGGTGCCCGTTTTGTCCTGGCTCTGGCAGAGTTCCTGACAATTATGATGTTTTAGAGTATGACAATGACTTTCCAGCCCTTATGCAAAATCCGCCAGTTCCAGATGATGTTGCAACATCTTTTTACAAGGTTGCACCAGCCTATGGCAAGTGTGAGGTGATTTTGTACTCTCCAAATCACACGATAACACTGCCCGAGCTTGAGGTCTCTCATATAAGAAAACTTGTAGATCTGTGGGTTGAAAGATTTGAAACCTTAAAGAAAGATAAAAACATAAAGTTTATATTCATCTTTGAAAACAGAGGCGAGGTTGTGGGTGTCACAATGCCGCATCCACATGGTCAGATATATGGATATTCATGGATACCACTGAAAATCTTGCGTGAACTTGAAAGTGCTAAGATGCACTATGAGCAGCATGGTGAGTGTTTAATCTGCAGGATTGACAGGGAAGAGATAGAGTTTAAAAAGAGAATAATCATAGAAAACGACCATTTTATAACATACCTGCCTTTCTTTACCGAGTATCCTTATGGTGTATTTATATCTCCAAAGCGACATGTGAGAGTTATTTCTGACCTTACAGAAGAAGAAAAGGACAGCTTTGCAAAGATATTAAAAGAGACAACAGGAACGCTGGACAGTCTTTTTGACTATCAGTTCCCATACATGATGTGCATGCATCAGCTACCTGTCAATGTTGATGAGGACTATTCTAAATTTTACCATTTTCATGTAGAGTTTTACCCGCCCATGCGGTCAAAAGACAAGCAAAAGTTCAATGCATCAAGTGAAACAGGAGCGTGGGCACCGTGTAACACAACTTCACCAGAGGAGAAGGCAGAAGAGTTAAGACAAGCTTATAAAAGATTTATGCAAAAGATGCAAGGAGGAATCAGCAAATGA
- a CDS encoding DUF1667 domain-containing protein, with amino-acid sequence MQKNKVTCILCPRGCTIEKKTQGDTFEFSGFGCKRGLEWAKEEFTNPKRILTTTVHVKSGEIEFVPVRTNVPIPKEKIFEAISILKGIEVLAPVEIGSVIVKNILDTGADVVATRRVGKKDSSDD; translated from the coding sequence ATGCAGAAAAATAAAGTCACATGCATTCTTTGCCCGAGAGGCTGCACCATTGAAAAAAAGACGCAAGGTGACACTTTTGAGTTTTCTGGATTTGGGTGCAAAAGAGGGCTTGAGTGGGCAAAAGAAGAGTTTACAAACCCTAAAAGAATTCTTACAACCACAGTCCATGTTAAAAGTGGTGAGATAGAGTTTGTGCCTGTTCGAACGAACGTACCTATTCCTAAGGAGAAGATTTTTGAAGCTATCTCAATCTTAAAAGGCATAGAGGTTTTAGCACCAGTTGAGATAGGAAGTGTGATTGTGAAAAATATTCTTGATACTGGTGCTGATGTTGTTGCAACAAGAAGGGTTGGCAAAAAAGACTCATCAGATGATTGA
- a CDS encoding DUF523 domain-containing protein produces the protein MRYALISSCLIGLNTKYDGENNLREEVVERLKNEYILIPICPEQLGGLPTPRNPCEIKNGRVIDIEGRDFTDNFYKGAYEALKLAKFFDVQIAFLKSKSPSCGCGKIYDGSFSGKLVEGNGITTVVFMQNGIKVVCID, from the coding sequence ATGAGGTATGCACTTATTAGTAGTTGCCTTATAGGTCTTAACACAAAATATGATGGGGAAAACAATTTGAGAGAAGAAGTTGTTGAAAGATTGAAAAATGAGTACATTCTTATTCCCATCTGTCCTGAACAGCTTGGTGGACTTCCAACACCACGAAATCCCTGTGAGATAAAAAATGGCAGGGTTATAGATATAGAAGGCAGGGATTTTACCGATAATTTTTATAAAGGTGCGTATGAAGCTTTAAAGCTTGCAAAGTTTTTCGATGTACAGATTGCTTTTTTAAAATCTAAAAGTCCTTCTTGTGGCTGTGGCAAAATCTATGATGGAAGCTTTTCGGGAAAACTTGTTGAAGGAAATGGCATCACAACGGTTGTTTTCATGCAAAATGGTATAAAAGTGGTCTGTATTGATTAA
- the lon gene encoding endopeptidase La has translation MSSTASTRTIPVIPLRGLVVFPYMMLHFDVGRQISLKALEQAMENDQLVLLLSQKDPKQEEPTPNDMYQFGTVAKVKQMLKLPSETSRILVEGLYRARVIRYLSTDPYFLVEVEEYKENEIKLEDDPELEALIRNVIGAFEEFARLTNKIPPDAILSVTTIQSPDQLADVIAANVVVKLEDKQLLLEKIDLKERLSKLYELILREKEIIEIERKIAIKVKKQIDKTQKEYYLREQLKAIQSELGEKDSLFSEAEEYREQVKKLGLSQESLQKVFKEIDRLEKLPPNSPEVGVIRTYLDWIVDLPWNVRSDEKIDINVVKKVLDEDHYGLTKVKERILEYIAVRKLKNNMKGPILCLMGPPGVGKTSIAKSIARALNRNYVRISLGGLRDEAEIRGHRKTYVGAMPGRIIYALRQAKTKNPLILLDEIDKMSHDFRGDPASALLEVLDSEQNFAFRDHYIEIPFDLSEIMFIATANTLETIPRPLLDRLEVIEITGYTEEEKLEIAKRYLLPKQMEQNGLKKSQLRCDIDAIKDIISFYTRESGVRNLEREIARLCRRAAKEILEENKKMVRITQKNLEKYLGTRKYRRDELIEQDRVGIVTGLAWTPFGGETLYVEALVMPGSGKLELTGQLGDVMKESAKAAVSIIRSRAKELGIDENFYKECDIHIHVPEGAIPKDGPSAGVTMATAMVSALSQRKVRFDVAMTGEITLSGRVLPIGGVKEKVLAAKRVGIKNVILPFENKKDVDELEDYVRKDMNFIFVKTIDEVFDIAIVK, from the coding sequence TTGAGCAGCACAGCATCTACAAGGACAATACCAGTGATTCCTCTGCGTGGGCTTGTGGTTTTTCCATACATGATGCTTCACTTTGATGTTGGAAGACAGATTTCTCTTAAAGCATTAGAACAAGCAATGGAAAACGACCAGCTTGTTTTGCTTCTTTCCCAAAAAGACCCAAAACAAGAAGAACCTACACCAAATGATATGTATCAGTTTGGTACAGTTGCAAAGGTAAAGCAGATGTTAAAACTGCCAAGCGAGACTTCGAGGATACTTGTTGAAGGTCTCTACAGAGCACGGGTAATAAGATATTTGTCAACAGACCCATATTTTTTGGTTGAGGTGGAAGAGTATAAGGAAAATGAAATTAAATTAGAAGATGACCCTGAATTAGAGGCGCTTATAAGAAATGTGATTGGAGCATTTGAAGAGTTTGCAAGACTTACAAACAAAATTCCACCTGATGCTATTTTGTCTGTCACTACAATTCAAAGCCCTGACCAGCTTGCAGATGTTATAGCCGCAAATGTTGTTGTGAAGCTTGAAGATAAACAGCTTTTACTTGAGAAGATTGACCTGAAAGAAAGACTTTCAAAGCTATATGAGCTGATACTGAGGGAAAAAGAGATAATTGAGATTGAGAGAAAGATTGCTATAAAGGTTAAAAAACAGATTGATAAAACACAAAAAGAGTATTATCTAAGAGAACAACTAAAAGCAATCCAGAGCGAACTTGGTGAAAAAGATAGTCTTTTTTCTGAGGCAGAGGAATATAGAGAGCAGGTCAAAAAACTTGGACTGAGCCAGGAAAGTCTTCAAAAGGTGTTCAAAGAAATAGACAGGCTTGAGAAATTGCCTCCAAACTCGCCCGAGGTTGGGGTTATAAGAACATACCTTGACTGGATTGTGGACCTTCCATGGAATGTGAGAAGCGATGAGAAGATTGATATAAATGTTGTCAAAAAGGTACTTGATGAAGACCACTATGGACTTACGAAAGTAAAAGAAAGGATACTTGAGTATATTGCTGTAAGGAAACTAAAAAACAATATGAAAGGTCCTATTCTGTGTTTGATGGGACCACCTGGTGTTGGGAAGACATCAATTGCAAAGTCGATAGCACGTGCACTTAACAGAAATTATGTAAGAATTTCGCTTGGTGGTCTTCGGGATGAAGCAGAGATACGAGGACACAGGAAAACCTATGTTGGTGCAATGCCAGGAAGAATTATATATGCTCTTCGTCAGGCAAAGACAAAAAACCCTCTTATACTTTTAGATGAGATTGACAAGATGTCGCACGATTTTAGAGGTGACCCTGCCTCTGCGCTTTTAGAGGTCTTGGACAGTGAACAGAACTTTGCATTCCGTGACCATTATATTGAAATTCCGTTTGATTTGTCTGAGATAATGTTCATCGCAACAGCAAACACACTTGAGACAATCCCAAGACCTTTACTTGACAGGCTTGAAGTGATTGAGATTACAGGGTATACTGAAGAAGAGAAGCTTGAGATTGCAAAAAGGTATCTTTTGCCCAAGCAGATGGAACAAAACGGACTTAAAAAATCTCAACTAAGATGTGATATAGATGCTATCAAGGATATAATATCATTCTACACGCGCGAGTCTGGTGTCAGAAACTTAGAAAGAGAAATTGCAAGGCTTTGCCGACGTGCTGCAAAAGAAATTTTAGAAGAAAATAAGAAGATGGTAAGAATCACTCAAAAGAATTTAGAAAAGTATTTGGGCACGCGAAAGTACAGAAGAGATGAGCTTATTGAGCAAGACAGGGTTGGAATTGTAACCGGCCTTGCATGGACACCTTTTGGCGGTGAGACACTCTATGTCGAAGCGCTCGTGATGCCAGGAAGTGGCAAATTGGAGCTAACAGGCCAGCTTGGAGATGTTATGAAAGAATCGGCAAAGGCTGCTGTGAGCATTATAAGGTCGAGGGCAAAGGAACTCGGGATTGACGAAAACTTTTATAAAGAGTGTGATATTCACATTCATGTTCCAGAAGGTGCTATTCCAAAAGATGGGCCATCTGCCGGAGTGACAATGGCAACTGCAATGGTTTCGGCACTGTCACAAAGAAAAGTAAGGTTTGATGTTGCTATGACAGGTGAAATTACTCTAAGTGGCAGAGTACTTCCAATTGGTGGTGTAAAAGAAAAGGTTTTGGCGGCAAAAAGAGTGGGTATTAAGAATGTTATCCTGCCTTTCGAAAATAAAAAAGATGTGGATGAACTTGAGGACTATGTAAGAAAAGATATGAACTTTATATTTGTAAAGACAATTGATGAGGTATTTGATATTGCAATTGTAAAGTAA
- a CDS encoding glycerol-3-phosphate responsive antiterminator: MENLIDKLIQNPIIPAIRDKAILEYAINSECKIIFLLHSSILTIKDEINMIKQNKKLVFVHIDLIEGVGKDEKGIEFLIYCGADGIISTRQNLINYAASLSIPCVQRIFLIDSQSITSGLKIIENSKPTLIEVLPGVIPKAIQRLAISTTVPIIAGGMIETKEEIIQALSSGAVAISTSKPTLFSII; this comes from the coding sequence ATGGAAAACTTGATAGATAAACTTATTCAAAATCCTATTATACCAGCTATAAGAGACAAAGCAATACTTGAATATGCAATAAATTCTGAATGCAAAATCATTTTTCTTCTTCACTCTTCTATTTTAACCATAAAAGATGAAATTAATATGATAAAACAGAACAAAAAATTAGTTTTCGTCCACATAGACCTAATCGAAGGTGTGGGAAAAGACGAAAAAGGGATTGAGTTTTTGATATACTGCGGTGCTGATGGTATTATATCAACAAGGCAAAACTTAATCAACTATGCTGCTTCTCTTTCTATACCTTGTGTTCAAAGAATATTTTTGATAGACTCGCAGTCCATAACCTCCGGTCTTAAGATAATAGAAAATTCTAAGCCAACACTAATTGAAGTGTTGCCTGGTGTAATACCAAAAGCAATACAAAGGCTGGCTATTTCAACCACAGTCCCTATCATTGCAGGAGGAATGATTGAGACAAAAGAAGAGATAATCCAGGCTCTCTCTTCCGGTGCTGTAGCAATCTCAACAAGCAAACCTACCCTTTTTTCAATCATCTGA